GTGCAGATATAGCTGGAGACATATGGCGAGAATATCATCGCAATGGCGGCAAAAGACAGCAGCTTATTCCTGATTTTTTAATTGGAGCACATGCAAAAATTAAAGCAGATAGAATTTTAACGCGTGATCGTGGATTTTTGCGACGATATTTTCATGGCTTGAATGTAATCGAACCAGACGCATTGGTGTAATATATGTAACGCCTCAAGGTCGTTTTTTGTGCAAAAAACTCCAAAGAGGCAAGCGTGTTGGGTGATCTTTAAAACGCACTTTATAGCTAGCACCGCTTATTACTTTGTCACATTTTTGTTCTTGACTATCGATGATTGTATCGATAGCGATATGGCCATTTTGCATATTGGGGGCAAACCATTCGAGATCATCTGACACAGAAAACGGATTACGTGTGGCAATTGTATACCAATCGTTATCTATAGTTTCGATAAAGGCCAACACTTGATATGTTGCTTTCACAGTACTGTTGGTTTGCAATGCTTTTAGGTCACGATAGGGGTAACCAAAGAAAAACCCTGTTTCATAATCGCGATGACTGATATTAGTGAGTTCGACAAGCCAATTGGGATCAGCAAGGTATTGCGCAGGGTTATTAAAGTAGGCATCCAGGGCAGCGCGGTATACTCGCGTCACACTGGCAATATAATATTCGCCCTTCATTCGCCCTTCGACTTTAAGCGCGCTAATACTACTTTTTACCAATTCAGGTATGTGCTCGATCATGCACAGGTCTTTAGAACCAAGAAATATAGTTTCTTTACTGGTTTCAAATACTGGTAGGGTTAAGCCTGGTCGTTTTGATTCTACTAATTGCCAATCCCAGCGGCAAGTGTGTTTGCAACGACCTTGAGAGGCACTCTCACCACATAAATGTGCCGACAGTAAACAGCGGCCAGAGACAGCCATACACATGGCGCCATGGACAAAAACTTCAAGCTCAAGTGAAGTTTTTTGGGCAATATTTTTAATATCGGCCAAGCTGCATTCGCGAGCCATATTTACCCGCTGTATCCCAAGGCTTGCAAGCAGATTAACGGCGTGAGCATTGGCGGTGCTAAGCTGGGTTGAGGCATGGATATTAAGGTCAGGGCGTTTTTGGCGCACAAGAGAAAGTGCACCAAAATCAGCAACAATTACCGCATCGAAATCAAGATGGCTGGTGGTTTCAAGCCAATCTTCAAGGTGAGCACAATCTGCTTCAAACATGAGCGAATTTATTGCCACATATAGTTTTTTCTCTTGCTGGTGCGCAATATTAAGAGCGGTTGCTAGCTCTTCTACACTCAGGCATGTCTGATCTGGTCGCATTGACAAGCCGCTAGCTCCAACATAAACAGCATCCGCACCATATGCATAAGCTATTTTGATTTTTGTCAAACTGCCGGCGGGTATGAGGAGTTCGGGTTTTGTGGACATTTTTTTTAAAAAACCAAAATAAATCTTTTACGCAGCCTCTAGCTTAGATGCCTTTGTGGTTTTACTGGCTTTGTTACTTGAATCATTTTTTTGCCGATTCATAGCGTTGTTTAAAAACACCGCTAATCTTTTATTTTGGTTGCCTTGACCATCGTAGAACATATTTACAATAGGCATATCATGAAGTGCGCTTACGTGTCGTGAAATAGCAGTAGTGATTACCCCAGGCATACAACTAAAAGGTGCACAATTAACTACTAACGCCGCACCATCACGGGCGAATTTAATTGTGCGACCAATAATGGACATGCCCTCACCGCCAATATTGCGCTCCATATAAGGTTTAGCTTCGTTCAGAGTGGCATTAATATTGGGTTCATGACGGTCAGCTAAAAATGGGCCAGCAGCCTTATATAAAGCTCGCTCCCAATAAAGCTGCCAACGATAAGTGATATATGATTTAAGTGCCTTTAAATTAAAAGCACTTTGCATATAAGGTAGAAAATTTTGTGGTGAGGCTAAAAAGAGCATCCACTCAATAATTGGTGTGGGCCAAGCTTCACCACCTAAACACTCTATAGTGTCTATAAGATTTTCATTAGAAAACATATTATTGCGTACATAAATTTCGCCAACTATACCTACAAGTGGTTTATTAGTTGGGGTATGAGGAATAGCAGCAATACGATCAATCGAAGCTTTTAGTGCTTGCCGTAAATCAGCACCGTCATTAATTGCTTTAATGAGAAATTCTTTTTCGTAAGCTACAACACGATTAGTTGCACCAGGTTCATTTTCATAAGGCCTTACTTTACAGCGCGCTTTTTGTAAAATGTCACTCATGACAATGGCTTTAAATAGGGTGCGCCTTACCGTATCATCAACACCTTGATAAGCGTTGAGACTTGATGGTGAAAGAATTGCGACATCTTCTAAACCTTCACGATCAAGTATTTGGCGATGCAACTGACAATATTGCCCGAAGCGACATGGGCCACACGCCGTGGGCATCATTAAAGCTTGGCCTTTCGTAAGACCTTGCTCACGCAAATTTGCAATGAAGGCCCCGATAGTAAGTGCGGTCGGCAAACATTCACTACCGCGGGTTAAGCTACGGCCTAGTTCAAAAGTAGCGGCGGTCTCAAAAGGTATTTGCCTTGCATTATAACCGTGTTGGCGAAAAGCGGCAGCAAAGAATTCAGCCCCAAATTCGTGCATGGGTGGGATCCACAACGTACGTTGCTTAAAATCGATTGTTTGTGTCTGATATGAACGTCGTTGTACCTCTTGTCGTCGAGGTCGTTTTAATACATCAAGAAAAGCTTCAATACGAGTTAGATAGCCCGCATCACCACCATGCTCATCAAGTTCTAAAGCTAAAAATGGTTGGTTGCCCATAATTTCTTCGGCATAAGTGAGTAAAAAACTATCAGGGCCACAAGAGAAGTTAGTTAAATAAATTACATCAAGTAAATCATCTCTAGCAACTTGTTCAAGTACAACGAGAATTTTTTGCCCGTATGCCCAATAAACATTGCGATAGCGCTCGCCAAGCAATGAGTAGTTGGGTCGAATGAAATCCATTGGCAATACGGTTAAGCCATGCTCAGCAATTTTATTTGGTAGGTCAAGATTGATGCCATAATCGGCAGTATTGTAAGGTCTACCTACTAAAACAATGAGACGTTCATTACGCTCACGCGCCTCACGTAAAGCTTTATCGCCCTCGGCATAGCAGCGTTGCTCAAATTCTTTTTGAGTAGTATTGGCTAATTGCCAGGCACTTTTAATTTGTTGTTTAGTACGACCAAGTGGTGCAGCTAACGTTTGTGCAAGCTGCCGCACAAGTTTAGCCTCTGGCATCCGTTTGTCGATTAGTGGTGATAGAAGATGTGCAGTATTTATACTGTTTAGTGCCAAAGCGCTGCGTGAATATGCTGGCAATGCCTGTACATAAGGGCAATAGGTTGCTGCATTAACATTGATATTGCGAGATTCGTTATCTAAATGCGGCACAAAAACAAAATCTACGCCCTGACGAGTTGCTAACCATGCAACATGACCTAAAGCAACTTTAGCTGGATGACAAAACTCAGCACCAGCTATACGACTGCCGAGTTCACGAATTTCTTGATTGGTTTCAGGCGATAGTTCAACTTTAAAACCAAGCTCATTGAAAAAGCGTCGCCACATTGGGGCAAAAGTATAGGTTGATAAACTTCGTGGAATACCAACTACCGATGCGTTGTCAGCAACAGTTACGCCACTCCCACCTTCAAGCCACAATCGCCGACGTAGGCGCAAGTAACGAGCGTGTGGCGAAACCCGCACACGATTTTCGTAAGGGTCGCGACCACACATATAACCCCAAGAGGGTGATTGTTCAACGCCTTCAATATCAGCATAGGTAATAGTGCAGTTATTTTGGCAAAGCGTGCAGGTCTCCTTGCGTAGTGAAATCTGGCGCTGATCAAGATTAAGACCGCGAAATGACGAACTATTCTTATTTTGTTCAGACATGAGTTGGCGGGTGAGTAATGCAACACCGTAGCTGCCCATAACATGACAATAAGGCGAAACTACCATTTTTACATTGAGTACACGTTCAAAAGCTGCAACTAAAGCAGGGTTGCGCGCCGTGGCGCCTTGAAAGAATATTTTCTCACGACTTATATGACGATTTCCTACTACTTTATTAAGATAGTTTTTAACTATAGCAACCATAACTGCAGATAGTGCTCGTTCACGACTGGCACCATTTTGCATTAAGGTTACAACATCTTGTTCCATGAACACCGTGCAACGATCAGAAGCTCGTGGTGGTTTACTACCTAATACCGCTTGGCCAACCTCACTTACCTTATAACCAAGCTTTTGTGCCTGCTCTTCGACAAATGAACCAGTACCAGCAGCGCAGACATAATTCATGTTGGCATCACGAATATGTCCGTCAACAATATGCATATATTTAGAATCTTGCCCGCCAATCTCAAAGATAGTGTCAACGGTGGGATCAACACGAACTGCGCCGGCAACATGAGCAGATATTTCGTTAATTACCGCATCAGCGCCAATAACCGCACCCACAAGCGCACGACCACTGCCGGTGGTACCCACTGCGCGAATGTCCCAAGTTACACCTAGCTTGCTAGCAATATCTCGAAGAGCTTTACATAGCAGCTTTGTGGCATTTATTGGGTCACCAGCGGTTTTACGATAAATATCGACTATAACCTGATCATCTTCATCGGTAACAACTGCCTTGGTGCTTGTCGAGCCAATATCAAAACCGAAGTAAACTGGTAGGGTACTCTGTCGTGGTTTAATTAAAATACGAATTTCATTGTTATACTCATCAACATAATTATCAAGGCAGGCAAAAGAAGGGTAATCTGATTTTGCCATGGTGAGCGGCCAAGAGTAACTTGAAGTGGCATGTTGGGTAGTATCATCATCCTTCACATTTTGTTTGCGTTCAGCTTTTTCTCCTAGCAATGCTGCCCCCCGAGCAGCAATTATATGCGGCTGCTCGGGTATAATGATTAGATCACCAAGACGTTCGCTAAGCCAGCTAAGCACACTTTTATTAAGTGCGACACCGCCAATAATGGCTGTTTTACCTGCCAAAGGTCGTCCTGAAAGCAGTGTACCTAACAACGTGCGCGTCATGCCACGGCATAAACCTGACCACATTTCTTTTTTAGAATAACCTTCTTGTTGACGATGAATGAGGTCGCTTTTAGCAAAGACACTGCAGCGTGCTGCTATTGAGGGAGGATTTGTAACATGCTCAAATTCTTGTGCGTCATCGTATGATAAACCAAGTCGTGTGGCTTGCTCGTCTAAAAACGAACCAGTGCCAGCAGCACACAATGAGTTGGTGCTAAATCCTTGAAACTGACCTTTGCTATCAAGTTGAATGAGAGTGCAAGAAGCACCACCAATATCAAGAATTTCAACTACCTCGGGATGTGCTTCAGTAACCGCGGCGATTTGTGCACGTACTTGGTCAACAATTGGTGCGGTAGTTATGTTGTAAACCTGTGAAGCAGCCGCACCAGATATGCCAAGGCTATCACCACTGCGAAAATGCATAGCATGTAGGGCGGCATCAAAAGTATTTTTAACTTCTCCACGATGGCGACGATAGAAAGTCTCAACAACTTGGCCATTAGTATTAAGCCGAACTGCTTTGACATATACCGAGCCTAGGTCAATACCAATTCGCCCAAAAGTGTGCGTCATTTTACCCTCAGTGGTTAATTGTGCTTATTTAAGGTATTAATTAAAATATAAGTACATTATTAGCTAGCTATTAAATTATTAATGTATAGGTCTAAAACATGTCACCTGAGGCACTTGCAGATTCTGCTTATGAGTTTTCGCAAAAAACACGCGAAATTTGCGTAAGTATTAATGATTTAGAACTGCGTAAAGATGTAGAGGCAGTAACACAAAACTGTTTAAAGTCACTAGCTGCTTTAAAACGTATTCATTTACCGCAAGACCGTTTTGAAGAAGGTCAGGTAAGTGATCATGATGCAGCTAGCAGTAATTATCATATTGAACTTGCTCCATACGTTCTTTCGGCTTTAACTGCCGTTAATCATCTTACCGAATCAGTATTAAATACTTTTTCTAATCCGACAGGTATTGATAAGGCTACTACAGCCGAAGATTTTGAGCTCGAATTTGACTTAGTCGATGGTCCCACTGGTGAAGATGGTCGCTTAAGTATGCAAAAAAATCAAAGCGATTTATCTTTGC
The sequence above is a segment of the Deltaproteobacteria bacterium genome. Coding sequences within it:
- a CDS encoding U32 family peptidase C-terminal domain-containing protein — encoded protein: MSTKPELLIPAGSLTKIKIAYAYGADAVYVGASGLSMRPDQTCLSVEELATALNIAHQQEKKLYVAINSLMFEADCAHLEDWLETTSHLDFDAVIVADFGALSLVRQKRPDLNIHASTQLSTANAHAVNLLASLGIQRVNMARECSLADIKNIAQKTSLELEVFVHGAMCMAVSGRCLLSAHLCGESASQGRCKHTCRWDWQLVESKRPGLTLPVFETSKETIFLGSKDLCMIEHIPELVKSSISALKVEGRMKGEYYIASVTRVYRAALDAYFNNPAQYLADPNWLVELTNISHRDYETGFFFGYPYRDLKALQTNSTVKATYQVLAFIETIDNDWYTIATRNPFSVSDDLEWFAPNMQNGHIAIDTIIDSQEQKCDKVISGASYKVRFKDHPTRLPLWSFLHKKRP